The Haemorhous mexicanus isolate bHaeMex1 chromosome 6, bHaeMex1.pri, whole genome shotgun sequence genome includes the window TCGATGCACGTACATAAGTATGTTTATAActaacacacacatacacatggCTGTGGTATGGGCTTAATAATGCAAGGGAAATGAGATTTGAAATGATTACTCATTGTGCCAAAGCTGAACTCTACAAGGAATTATGCAAATTGTGTATCTTAAAAATCAGTGTTTCCTTGAATGGAAATGGAATATTGATTTTGTTTAGGATGCAGAATCAAAGTGGTTAGGCATTCATGATAAACAGTACTGGTTCTTACTAAGATAGCCTCGTGGGtttgaaagcagaaaagctTAAAGCATATGCTCATAAATGCAGAAGAAGTCAGATGTCTTCCAAATATACATCTTACACTATCTTATGGCAAATTGCCACTTTGTTGTGCAATCATTAGATTTCCAAAGCTAGGCAGGTTGGACTGAGTGGAGCAGTGCCAAGAAACTGAAGCTGCAGCAGATCATATAGGTTATCCTGATTTGTGGAATTTCACCTTGTATCACTAATGAGTCAGCCTCTAGTGACACATAAAAGGGAAAGGTGTTGGCTTGGATTTAGATCTTGACTGTGGTTCCAAGTGTTCTAAGGAAATATGCTTATACTTATTTTTACACCTAGTGCAATCTGAAATCCCTGTGGTTATTTGTGGGGCATGAAATTCAGAATGTACTTAAACGTCTTCACACTGATCACCTCTGGAATAGTAATTaaacaaaagacatttttaaaagaaaggtacAATGTCAGACCTCAATACAGACTTGGGTTGCAATTTAGTTTAACCTTACCATACTTCACTTTTAGTTTGATATAATTTGTAATTCAGCTGTGTACCATTAGAGAATAGGGTTACATCCACCACTGGCTTACTGTTATTCTTTTGTGGGTGTATGTACAGGGAGATCTGGTTTTCAGAAGGGTTTGCATTTCATACTATGAAATAGTCTTTTGAGGGAAAAGGATATTTAGGGATATATGTGTTTCTTAGACTTTACTAAATCACAGGCAAAAGATTAAAATCCAAGTTTAAAAGTTTTGCTATGTAGGTATTTTAGTTTGTCCATCTTGGACCTATTTTTTAAGGCTGAACAGCTGTTTGAATTTATTGAAAATTAGGTTTCTTCAACCCATCTGAAAACCTGGAAAGGAAACATGAaatctttctgcctttttatgGAAACTTCATCCTGTTTGTTTCAGATGCAGCTTAGCCCACACCAACAAATATGGAAAGTTCCCCTGCAGTGGCTGTCTTATTTCTGTAGAAAAGACTAATGTGTACACAGTTATAGAGTAGTGCTTGGTGTTTCTGTCTGAAGAAAGAGCTCCTAGAAACAAAAGATTGTAAGATAATTACAgctttcaggaaagaaaaaggaaatttctacTATTTGTATTCAAAAGACTTGAAACTGTGATGCCAGGGCTACATAGAGGAAAGAAGCAATTTCAGTTAAAAACCTAGTAAAGAAAATGTGCAATATATACAATTTCCAAGTGTGACAGTGAAAATAATGATATAAcatgaggaaaagagaaagaaatttcaACTGAAACTTCAAATTGAGGGtggaggaaaattattttaggacACTCCTCTATTTACCATGactcctccctcccccaaacCAGGAAATCTGGGAGCCTCGGGATGTTGCTGTGACCTGTAGGGAACTGTTTCCAGCAGATTTGTGTTCTACATCCCTAGTCTGCCAGCGCTGCAACAGCCCCAGTTTTTAGCAGTTGCTGTCGCTCTGCAGTATTCTCTGTCCTCCCAACACACCCAgtgcccaggcacagctcttgtaACTCCCTCCCACATCCCAGCCTTCCTCCTGCAACACCTCCAGTCACCCAAGTGTCTTCAGCTCTTTCCCACATCTTTTATGGACTGAGCTCCCTCCCACATCTGCCTCTTTTAAATCCTATCTTTAGGGCAAGAGCCAGCACGTGCTCCTGTCTTCAGCTGCCAAACAGTTGATGATGATAAAGGATGCAtctccttttgcttttattttataggggtgggattttattttcttcaccaTTCAGGCCCTAGTTTCCACAGAACTTCATTGACTGCAGctttcaaaactgaaaacaaatacaGATGCAGTAGTAGGCCAGTGATTTAGACTTTTAAGTAGACAAATCTTTCAGGCTTCTATTCTTGTTGAATTTGACTCAAATTCAAGTTAAAAAGCTATTTGGGAGGGAATGAGGAACTAAATGTCAGGGATTGTAAATTCAGAAGCCTTGTGAAATGAAGTTAAAAGTCCTGGGCATTTtgctagaaaaaaatattgtgtatATGTGcatgtgctggttttgtgtACATGTTGTTTATGTGTTTGGGTGTAAACAGCAATCATTCAGGATTTTTGCACATGGAATCACTGAGCAGGTCACTGAGTGGGCcagcagagagagggagtaATCCAATCACCACATGTACAACACACATTCCTTCCACTGAGGAATTCTGTCAAATGTATAACTTTGTGCACTGTAATATAGCAGGACCCGAATTCTTTCCTACTCTTCTAGGGTATTagtctgcttttttcttttcctctgtttacATTTACTCTTTATGCTTCAGGTCTTTGTTTTCCATCAGaattgtaaaattaattttaaaactcagTCCTGAACTTTTTACCTTATCAGTGACTATAGTAAATTACTAAAATACCTATgatcttttgtttctttctatgCTAGAGTAGTCAAGAACACTCAAAAGACAGTGAAATACAGGCTATTCAGAAGGACCATGAGTTTATGCAGTCTGTAATAAGAAAATACGGTAATTGTGgaaatgaagaagaaactgaAGTAAAAAACACAAAGGACCAGTCTTCAAGCATTGGGGAATTAAAGATAGAGCAAAGTAATAACCTTCCATGGCTAATAGAGATAAGTAGTTTTGTTAAGAAAGGATAAATGTTTTCAGATATAGTATATGACAAGAAAGGGCTTAAATTAAATGGTCATATCTAAAATCTACAGAATGTTAATATATTCTCTGCTCTCTCAGttcataaatattttgcaaGTGACCATAGTGCCATATTTACTTTCAGAAACTTTTTGACAGGCTTGTGTGTGTAATATAAGATACCACAATTGATACCAATCCTGAGTCCACCTCTTTGGAAATTCtaaactgtaaaaataaagcattaCATAACCTCTGGGTTATCAGTCACTAACAAGAGAATACCCTCACTTTACAGGGTCACAAGTTCTTGAGAACAGTTTTAAGGATGAAATTAATGTTGCTAGCCCTTGTGAAGTAAAGCAAAGGGAGGCTTCTCTCAGGAACACCCTCTGCACAGATACTGATTTAATTACCCAAGGACACACCTGGGAGATGCATGTCCCTGgatgcagagaggcagaaggaaCAGCACACAGAACATTACCAGATGAAAACAATGCAGATTCAGATCAAAAGCTACAGGACAGCACTGAGCCCTTGGCAGCTCACCACACACGAACAAGGAAGGACTCTTTGGGCAGTGCTGAGGCTGTGGGTGCTGACCAGATTAACAGAAGTCTGGAGAATGACAGCAGCAAGGAAGGACTGTGCACTACTGCAGGTGAATCAACTTGTGCCAAGGCAGATGCAAACTCAGACACCAGACAGCACAACAAAAGTGTCCTTACACCTGAAGCACCCAAACCTGAGTCTGAAGCTGTTCTTTGCACTGAGAGGAGTGCTCTGCATGACAGAAGTACAGACAACCACCAAGCTAAGGAGTTAAGTTTTAGCATCCTACCTTATACTAATTCTCAAGCAGAATACCAAAAATGCAGCTTGCTGAATGGTGACAATTCTGTAGGCAGTGGAttacacaaaacagaaaaaaacttcaATCTGAGTGGTTTACATAGAGATAAACTTCCTTTGGACCAGACACACATAGATGCTGAAGGCAGAAATGATGACAATGCCAGAAACATGAACAGCACTGGTGTTCTGGCAACTGATGCTCAACATCCACCAGCTGTTTGTTGTGATAACACAAGTGCTGATGATGCTGCTGCAAAAGAATGCAGAGATAATAAGTCTCTCTTAGGTACTTTTAATTTATGCCCCCCAAAAACTGAGAGAGGAGTAAATGAAGAGAACATGCACAGCAATCAACCTGAACAAAGCAGTGCTAAACAAACAGGGAATGCTACAAACACATGGACTTCCAGTGCTGAAGCCAAATCTGCAGTAAAGGCTGATGGTCTCGAAATTGCTTACAAAAACCCCCCAGCAGATAGGGCATGTCCAGATAAACTAATTCCACATAAAAATGTTAACAATGGTACTCAGATACACGCCATCAAAACTGGACATTCCCTGGAGATTAGTGCTTCAACAAATAAAACATTGTCTAAAGAGCAAAAAGAGTCACTGAGTGGAACAGTTCCAGGAATGAAGCTTGCTGAGAGTCACCTGAAAGAACCATGCTCTTTACCCATGAGAATATCTGGAAATTCAGTAAACATAAGTGTAAGGTCATCCTTTGATCTTCCAACCTCAGAtaaaaaagctgagaaaattcCACTATACTTGAATTTTTTAGCTCTCAGTTCTTGTTCAAGAGTAAATCAAATGAGAGGTCAAGCTACATGGACTTCAGCTTCCAAGGAGCCTTCCCTTTTGAAAGACAAACCAGCATGCTTAGTGGAAAACACAAATATTGTTTCAAACACACAGAGTCAAGATCCCAGTGAAAATGAGGACAGTGGAGAAACGGGACAAGGtaagaaaatataaacattAATGTTCTGAACCATGTGGTGCTTAGAAAAATTATTAGAAGGTGAAGGTTTTAGTGTAGAAAAATGTAAACCTGACATTTTAGTTAGATCACAAAAAGGTGAGATTGCTCTGTTTATGTTATAAATGCAGCTAAACAGCTTTTGTTAGCTTATTAATGAATTAGttgattaaattttttttttttcatatttcccTTCGTGGAATAACAGCAGTGCAATGACAAACTGAATTTTGGTAGGCATTTCTAACCCTAATGTAGAGCATATTCTGTCAGGGCTCTGCATGGATTTGAAAAGCACTGAGCAGCTTTTGCAGATTATTCAGTGTTCTCATTTTGCATCAAAATTAGGGTAGATTTTGAACCAGTAGATGCTGCTTTGAATGGATCTTACagaaatttactttttattttattgtacaGCTCTAATTTAGATGGACCATTAAAACCATCTGAATGTGCTGAGTGTGTGAAAGGACTTTATAGTCTGTCAGGCTCtggaaaacttgaaaaaaaaaacttgaaaaatctTTGGAGCTTGAGGTGCTCAAGGAGCATTTTAATCTACTATTGACACGTGGTTATTATTTGTTGAGCAATATTTTGCACATCCAAAATAGTAAATACGAACTTTATTCCATGGGTTTCTAAATCATTACTGAGATGTggaaaaactgtattttagaTTTGTGAGCTGGTACATTACCCCAAAACTGGAGCCCTGGGAGTTTTCCAAAGAGCAGGATCCACAGGACAGGGTGTTGTGTCTATTGAGTTTTTGTTGGTGCAGTATTTTCACCTTTGGCCCTTGAACGTAGCAAGAGCAGTCTGGACTCCCATCCTTACTTTTGCAGCCAGTGGCAGACAGAAACCCAGCAGTCTGGTTCTTTACATTGCTCTGTTTTGAATTTAGCTCTATAGGTAATTTTGTTTCTGTCCTTGGTCTCCTGCTCATGGATATTTATGTTCTGATGCACATTTTTTGAAGTTCAGTTTCAGAAATGTCTTTGTGCCTAAACAGCAGTAGTGATAGCAAGGTACCAGAATCCTGATCTCAGATGGcacattatttcttttaataatgtGAATTTTGGTATCTGTTTCAATAAAATGAATGCCTAGTTACATGATGTTCTGCATGTATCTTTTCTGTAAGAACAGACAGAGCTATTTaaatttcttccctgtgagttcttcctcctttctgtaTGCAAAGTGCTGGAACTCCCAAGTGATTCTGAGACATTCATCCAAAGGAATTGATAGGCAGCTAACTCCAGTCCCTCAGTTGAGTTGCTTAGTGACCAGACCTTGAATTCCAGCAAACTTTCACGGTGAGGGTCTTGGTCTGTGTCCCAGTTGTGCCTCATGAATTGAGATAGGTGCCTCCTTGAGGCTGCTGCCCCTCCTTGGAAGATAGAACCTCCCTGTGAGGGCTCCTACAGGCTCCCAGTGTTTGTTGTGCTTGTTGTTTGTGTTGGTTTGTTTGCCAATCTCTTCCCAAATGGCA containing:
- the CCDC73 gene encoding coiled-coil domain-containing protein 73; its protein translation is MLCFQKGAQRMDEDFKAQALECTLPSPSETLLSIRLLDFKTSLLEAIEELRIRRETENNYEDQTNKIVIEKQELEWQKETLQHQADTLQQQNKEAMAAFKKQLQARMFAMEEEKGKYQLAVETKEKEIDGLKETLKALQISKYTLQKKLNEMDQKLQMHLTAKEEHHKKLNEVERCYATIASRFGIVKGVHGKLEHSVQEAIQHNKKLASVNKRQETEISNLKEELKKVTTDLIRSKVTSQYRVGEENINLAVKEKQFQELQQKIRMETAVSKKVQEENTHIKEEKLEILSSLQCVQELLQRITQTNVRMESELKALKEDYQALERDNELQREKAKENEEKFLNLQNEHEKALRTWKNDEENMRREIHTIKNELNSLKGLHRHLEDYHPPGNQHSEQVENLQVSVFTSCSVQEHSKDSEIQAIQKDHEFMQSVIRKYGNCGNEEETEVKNTKDQSSSIGELKIEQRSQVLENSFKDEINVASPCEVKQREASLRNTLCTDTDLITQGHTWEMHVPGCREAEGTAHRTLPDENNADSDQKLQDSTEPLAAHHTRTRKDSLGSAEAVGADQINRSLENDSSKEGLCTTAGESTCAKADANSDTRQHNKSVLTPEAPKPESEAVLCTERSALHDRSTDNHQAKELSFSILPYTNSQAEYQKCSLLNGDNSVGSGLHKTEKNFNLSGLHRDKLPLDQTHIDAEGRNDDNARNMNSTGVLATDAQHPPAVCCDNTSADDAAAKECRDNKSLLGTFNLCPPKTERGVNEENMHSNQPEQSSAKQTGNATNTWTSSAEAKSAVKADGLEIAYKNPPADRACPDKLIPHKNVNNGTQIHAIKTGHSLEISASTNKTLSKEQKESLSGTVPGMKLAESHLKEPCSLPMRISGNSVNISVRSSFDLPTSDKKAEKIPLYLNFLALSSCSRVNQMRGQATWTSASKEPSLLKDKPACLVENTNIVSNTQSQDPSENEDSGETGQGCSSLNRAANTLNASSIHREPQGEPSEEWNATAKAFYDSSFPTEHVKEGFAALQNKQSSHMTVTPARSDKTLKDEDSCSLRNSIVQNQIEGIEKLLNLERLHSARKRKYEEGQ